In a genomic window of Acropora muricata isolate sample 2 chromosome 2, ASM3666990v1, whole genome shotgun sequence:
- the LOC136909135 gene encoding uncharacterized protein produces the protein MEIEVRRANYCYNIKAYHERKGEEQFYDFIIKDKNGDIMKSHKFILASQSEYFAGLFRECPTASQTTFRHFPIEVIKICIEYLYTQELKLAGNNVRDVLVFADNINLVDVVDICTNYIIRSIDESNFTLVMDLGNKRGIDSLIEAAVFYAIRNQKHKAFDDLTVKTIMKVARWQQKRPTIMTRQQWMISQLLCKFVSNPAEPDMVFETRCSSVYMDAGNYGPQLAVNGKVSYENGGFFHSLEEYYPWLEVKLPSPILIMSVTVINRQDMCHERLRNLEIRVGMKPVPDDFTTHPQGREGKKQLDCNSRCGFFAGPAEHPQVEPVFNFQKPILAQYLTLQIIDKGVLQINGLKINGGTILNSNVMQPE, from the coding sequence ATGGAGATCGAGGTCAGGCGAGCTAACTATTGTTACAACATCAAAGCCTACCACGAGAGAAAAGGAGAAGAACAGTTTTATGATTTCAtcataaaagacaaaaatggcGACATAATGAAGTCTCACAAGTTTATCCTGGCGTCCCAAAGTGAGTACTTCGCCGGCCTGTTTCGAGAGTGTCCCACAGCGTCTCAAACCACCTTCAGACATTTTCCTATAGAGGTGATCAAGATTTGCATCGAGTATCTCTATACCCAAGAACTCAAGCTGGCAGGCAACAATGTGCGAGATGTGCTTGTGTTTGCAGACAACATCAATCTTGTGGATGTTGTTGATATTTGCACCAACTACATCATTCGCAGCATCGACGAATCTAATTTTACTCTTGTAATGGATCTTGGAAACAAGCGTGGTATAGATTCCTTGATTGAAGCAGCGGTGTTTTACGCCATAAGAAATCAAAAGCATAAAGCTTTCGATGATTTGACAGTAAAGACGATTATGAAAGTTGCCCGGTGGCAGCAGAAGCGTCCGACCATAATGACCCGCCAACAGTGGATGATCAGTCAACTGCTGTGTAAGTTTGTGTCGAATCCTGCTGAGCCAGATATGGTCTTTGAGACACGATGCTCTTCCGTGTATATGGACGCAGGTAATTATGGGCCGCAGCTGGCTGTCAATGGCAAAGTTTCATATGAAAATGGAGGGTTCTTCCACTCCCTTGAAGAATACTATCCTTGGCTGGAAGTCAAACTTCCTTCTCCCATTCTGATTATGTCAGTGACCGTCATTAACCGCCAAGATATGTGTCATGAAAGGCTAAGAAATCTGGAAATCAGAGTTGGCATGAAGCCTGTCCCAGATGATTTCACCACACATCCACAAGGTCGCGAAGGGAAGAAACAGCTGGATTGCAACAGCCGATGTGGTTTCTTCGCTGGCCCAGCTGAACATCCACAAGTGGAACCTGTGTTCAATTTTCAGAAACCCATATTGGCACAATACCTTACGCTACAGATCATTGACAAAGGAGTTCTTCAGATCAATGGCCTCAAAATAAACGGAGGCACCATTTTGAACTCTAATGTGATGCAACCTGAGTGA
- the LOC136909134 gene encoding cell growth regulator with RING finger domain protein 1-like: MVDWMSLLSVLVVTGCFLLLGRFIIRLGVMEREAIFNLSPPRMEIPSRPMIEVKNPFDLKLKSAKLTTCGKGIIDFVLSTTTTCFVTFYWEVGKDAVDAILRDGGDRQLRSNFDVSENNSSDSDSEEMVMMSAVPLERVLRGSYSVRSFSELYDCGSDHEVIAESPSDLKHGSQANSSLCSRDNIFTLVVTTEMADSLESQQPSDIVALLTAVQVSQSLSGILISSTERQFVQTADGNFYSLKKLFVVESDDLGDVDSSTQHSQTSSTLVGSSAASLENKTVSASPSELVHAVCIVCRTLPVTRAFLPCRHACVCGLCFQQLSCCPMCRGVIQSYFKIQDEPFADTAESDASSELKRMTAGEILRGIFLPS, translated from the exons atgGTAGACTGGATGAGTCTTTTGTCAGTTCTAGTAGTTACGGGTTGTTTCCTCCTTTTAGGCCGGTTTATAATCCGACTTGGTGTCATGGAAAGGGAGGCCATCTTTAATCTGAGTCCGCCACGAATGGAAATTCCGTCGCGGCCCATGATCGAAGTGAAAAACCCTTTTGATCTGAAATTGAAGTCTGCTAAGTTGACAACTTGTGGGAAAG GTATCATTGACTTTGTATTGAGTACCACCACTACGTGCTTTGTAACATTTTACTGGGAGGTAGGAAAAGATGCTGTAGATGCAATTCTTCGCGATGGGGGTGACAGGCAACTAAGAAGCAACTTTGATGTTTCTGAAAATAACAGTAGTGACTCTGATTCAGAAGAGATGGTGATGATGTCCGCAGTACCTTTGGAGCGGGTCCTGCGGGGTTCTTACTCAGTACGAAGTTTCTCAGAATT ATATGATTGTGGATCTGATCATGAAGTTATTGCAGAGTCTCCATCAGACTTGAAGCATGGATCACAAGCAAACAGTTCTTTATGCAGCAGGGACAACATTTTCACTCTGGTGGTCACCACTGAGATGGCGGATTCACTGGAATCACAGCAGCCATCAGACATT GTGGCCCTTCTTACAGCAGTACAAGTGTCGCAGTCATTATCAGGCATTCTGATCAGCAGCACAGAGAGGCAATTTGTTCAGACTGCTGATGGAAACTTCTACAGTTTGAAG aaaCTATTTGTGGTAGAGAGTGATGATCTTGGGGACGTTGACTCATCAACACAACACAGTCAAACTTCATCAACTCTGGTAGGATCATCAGCAGCGTCATTAGAAAACAAGACTGTTAGTGCATCACCATCAGAGTTAGTTCATGCTGTGTGCATTGTTTGCAGAACTTTGCCTGTCACAAGAGCATTCCTCCCTTGTAGGCATGCTTGCGTGTGTGGACTTTGTTTTCAACAGCTAAGCTGTTGTCCCATGTGCCGGGGAGTCATTCagtcatatttcaaaattcaagatGAACCATTTGCTGACACTGCTGAGTCAGATGCCAGCAGTGAACTGAAAAGGATGACAGCTGGTGAAATTTTAAGAGGAATATTTTTGCCAAGCTAA
- the LOC136909136 gene encoding L-rhamnose mutarotase-like, translating into MASNPKIAKRIGSVIKLKPEKYEEYKKLHADVWPQVLKRIYDSNIRNFTIYYDKYHGLLFSHLEYIGDDLEGDMAAIGKDPVTRDWWKVCEPCQESLDWTGPPPSEGGQGGNWWAPIEEVFHNGHPATQYKEN; encoded by the exons ATGGCTTCAAATCCTAAGATTGCGAAGAGAATTGGATCTGTCATAAAACTTAAGCCTGAAAAGTACGAAGAATACAAGAAACTTCACGCTGATGTATGGCCCCAG GTTCTGAAGAGAATTTATGATAGCAATATCAGGAACTTCACAATTTATTACGACAAGTATCACGGATTGTTGTTCTCACATTTGGAATACATAG GGGATGACCTGGAGGGTGACATGGCAGCAATAGGAAAAGATCCTGTGACTAGAGATTGGTGGAAGGTCTGTGAACCCTGCCAAGAGTCATTGGATTGGACAGGACCACCTCCCAGTGAGGGTGGACAGGGTGGAAACTGGTGGGCACCTATTGAAGAAGTCTTTCACAATGGTCACCCAGCAACACAGTACAAAGAAAATTAG